The genomic window TCCCTAGGCCGTTTAAAGTTTGCTAGACTTTCAGAAACCTTACAGTATTGATCCAATTCCTCAACTGACAATTTGCCATTTCGATCTACGACAAAAGCGACAACCTTTTCACCATAGCGATCGTCAGGTACACCTACAACTGCAACTTCAAGAACTTCCGGATGGGAAGCAAGAACATCCTCTACCTCCAGCGGATGGATATTTTCACCGCCAGAAATAATCATGTCATCAACTCGTCCTACAACATACAAATCTCCGTCTTCGTCCAGTACTCCCATGTCTCCTGTGAAATACCAGCCATTTCTAATTGCTTTTTTATTGGCATCCGGACGCTTCCAGTACCCTTTAAATGCTTCAATGGAATCAATATTAACAATAATTTCACCAGGCGTACCTTGTGGGACTAGATCATCAGGTGTAGAGTAGCCTTCAGGGTCAGGAGTTACAACTCTTAACTCTTGGTGAAGCCCTGGTTTACCTGCGCACCCTGGCTTTTTATCCAGGTAATCACAAATCGAGAACGTATATACCTCTGTACTGCCATAATGATTCACAAACACATCCGGCTTTAGTTTTTGATAACAAGCTTTTGTTAATTCGGTCGTCATCGATGCACCGGCATACCCTATTTTCCGAAGTTTCTGTAAATTGAATTTCGAAAAATCCTTATGATTTAAAAGATCATGAATAATCGTAGGTACTAAGTATACACAGCTTATTGCTTCCTCTTCCATAGTTGTTAACATTTTGATCGTTTCATTATCAGGAATCATGACTAATTTCCCATTTAAGAATGCCATTGAGAGTAGAGAACGCATGCCCATAGTATGGTAAAGAGGCATCACACCTAATGTGCTCTCATGAAGGACATATTGATTTTGGATAATGTGGGCAATGGCTGCTCCATATTCATTCTTATGGCTTCTAGGAACCCCTTTCGGCTTTCCTGTCGTTCCGGATGTATATAGCATTAAGCAAGTATCATCAAATTGAATGGTTGGTCGATGAAAATTTTCTTGTTCGTGGTCTAGAAGTTCTTCGTATGTTACATCGGATCCAGTTGCACCTAGTACACCGATTAACAACGGCTTATTAGTATACTCTCCATCAAGCGCAGCATCCTGACTGCTTGGTTCATATATGATGGCTTTTGCATCTGCATTGTTTACACAATAAGCGACTTCCTCCGTTGATAGCCGAAAATTTATCGGGGTAAAGATCGCGCCAATTTTTTGAATAGCCCAATAGAATGTGACCATCTCTAAGCGGTTTTTTAAAATGATGACTACTCGGTCCCCTTTTTCAATTCCTTTCTTTTGCAGTGAGTAGGCAAGCCGATTAATCTGCTTGTTCATTTCCTTATAGGATAGGCGGATATTATCCTGGGTGATAGCGATTTTATCCGGGAACCGCTTAACCGTAAATTCAAACAATGTTCCAAGATCCACTAATTTTCACCTTCTTTACATTCATTAGAACAACATGCCTTTTGGATGGCATTAATAATACCTGTATAACCCGTACACCGGCAAAGATGTCCAGAAAGCATTTCTTTAATTTCCTGCAGGTTAGGTTCTTCGTTGTTATTCAAAAGCTCTACAGATGACATTAAAATCCCTGGTGTGCAAAAACCGCACTGCAGACCATGACATTCTGTAAATGCTTGTTGTAATCGATGCTGCTCTCCGTCTTTTGCTAATCCTTCGATGGTTTGAATGTCAGAACCATTCGCTTGTACAGCAAACATTAGACAGCTTCGCACAGCTTTGCCGTTGTAAAGAACCGTACAAGAACCACACACTCCGTGTTCACAACCTACATGTGTTCCTGTTAAACCAAGGTCTTCTCTTATAAAATCACTAAGCAGCTTTCTAGGCTCTGCCTCTCCACCCATTTCCTTCCCATTAACAGATAATGAAATTTTCACTTTATCCTGCACAGAGAAATTCGTCATTTTTTAGCCCTCCTTTCCTAACCCGCGATTATAAGCTTTTAACAGCGCTTTTCTTGTCATTACCTTTGTTAATTGAAGTCTATATTCCTTTGAGGCATGCAAGTCAGCATCTGGATCTGCATCATTGACAGCTATTTCCACTGTTTTTTCTAAAATATCTTCTGTAAGAGTTTTTCCTATTAAATATTCCATTGCATCTTCTGCTAACAGAGGAACAGCATCAACGCCCCCTAATACAATCCTTGCTTGATCGATAATGCCCGCATCATCAACTGAGAGTAAGCAGGCGGCTGCAACTAAAGCAAAATCACCATGTCTTCTGCTAAATTCCTCGAATGCGTAGCCCGCAGGCTGAGATAACGGGACATGTATCTCTGTTAAAATTTCCTCCGGCATAAGCTCTGTTGTTAAATAGGTAATAAAAAAGTCGTTAATACTTGTAGTCCTGCTTCCATCGGCGCTAGTAATCACAATTTCAGAATCCAAAGCCAAGAAAGATAGCGGCAGCTCTGCACTAGGATCTGCATGGGCAACACTGCCTCCAACTGTTCCTCTGTTTCTCGTTTGAACGTGGCCAATATATTGAGCCGCCTCTACAAGCAGGGGGATATGCTTTCTTATATCCTCATGCTGCTCCAGTTCTCTTTGGGTGGTAAGGGCACCAATTTTGACAACCCCATCTTCTATCCGAATTCCCTTCAGCTCTGTTACTTGGTTAATGTCAATTAGACACCCCGGCTCAGACATTCTCATATTTAAAATGGGGATAAAACTTTGTCCCCCAGCAATAATTTTCCCTTCGCTGCCAAACTCATTTAATAGCTTGACAGCCTCTTCTAAATTCGAAGGACAATGGTAATCAAATGTTGCCGGCTTCATGTATGCTCCCTCCTTTCTTAGTCAGCCAAATGAACTGCTTCTAGCTCCTTTTTTATCTTTTTAAAGAAATCTTTAATAATCAATTTAGCTACTCCACCTAACATACGCTGACCAATTGCAGCAACTTTACCGCCGACGGCTGCTTCGTATGTGTAGCGAAGCTCCGTTTGTTCATCATCAATCCGAATTAACTGAATTTCTGCTTCTGCCTCTACAAAGCCTGGTGCCCCTTGACCATTGACAATCAACTTATAAGAGTTCGGCGGATTGAGGTCAGTTAGGCGTATGGTTGCATCGTATTTCCCTTTTACTGCTGCAACGCCAACCGATAGGTCAGCTACATAGACGTTTTCCCCCTGCTTATTTAATTGATTACAACCCATAATGCAGTTTTGTAAAACGACAGGATCTAATAAACTAGTAAAAACCGTTTCAAGATTTCCATCTAGTTGAATTGCTCCATCTCCATTCATCACAATTCCTCCCTAGTAAGTATTGACCGTTTTTTTATTTTGAATGATTGACCAAATCCGATCCGGTGATAGCGGAAGCTGGTCAATGGATACGTTAAAAGGTTTTAAAGCATCAGTCACAGCATTTGCAATTACAACAGGGGCACTCATCGTATTTCCTTCACCCAACCCCTTTGCACCTAGTGGCGTTAATGGCGATGGTGTTTCAATATGCTTAATAGTCACTTTAGGAATTTCAGTTGCTGTAGGACATAAATAATCCATAAAGCTTCCTGTCAAAAACTGACCCCGACCATCATAGGCAAGCTCCTCATACATAGCAGCACCAATTCCATGTGCTAAACCACCCATAATCTGACCCTCAACAATATTTGGATTTAATAGCTTACCAGCATCATGAATAGTCGTATAGTCTATTATTTTCACTTCACCTGTATCAATATCCACCTCAACTTCAACGGCATCAAAGACAAATCCGTATGTGACGGAACCATTTACTAAATCAAATTCATTCGGTGACTTTGCTGCTGGCAAAGTATAAAAGGCAGATTCATGAATTCCTGGCTCTAAACCACTAGGAAGCCCCTCTGGGTTCCAATGGGCTAAACCTACTAATCTTTTAATCGGTATACTTTTTTCAGGATTATTTTTTAATATTACTTTTCCATTATCAAAGACTAGCTCATCTGTAGGTTCGTTTAGCTCCTGCCCGGCGATTTCAAGCAGCTTCGATTTCACTTTGTGAGCAGCTTGATAAACTGCACTTGATCCAATTGGCGCAAATCTGCTGGAATAACTTCCAGATGCTACGGACCAAGGGCTTGTTAATGTGTCTAATTCAGCAACCACCCGAATTGTGGAAGGATCTACACCGAGAACATCTGCAACAATTTGAGCAGAAACGGTTTCATGGCCCTGACCTGTTGGAACCGTACTAATCCGAACGGTTATTCCTCCCTGTGGATCTATAGATACGGTCGCCCCTTCAGAGCATCCTGATTTCGGTAAGGATTTCGCTCTTTCTTCTGGTGTTAATGCAAGCGTAACGTATCCCATATTGGAACCAGATGGTTCAACAATACAAGCAAATCCTAACCCTAAATATTTTCGATTTTTCCATGCCTCTTTTTGCTTTGCTTTAAACCCTTCATAATCAATGGATTCAAGAGCAAGATTTAAGGCTCTGTGATAATCGCCGCTATCATAAATTCCTCCTGATGCGGTTTGATATGGGAATTCTTCTTTTGTGATCAGATTTTTCTTGATAACATCGATTACATCGAGATCTAGTTCATCCGAAATAATTTGGACCATGCGCTCAAGCGGGAAATAGTGCTGCGGACCTCCATATCCTCTTATAAGCCCTGTTGGACTTTTGTTGGTGACAACGGCAATTGCTTCAATTGCTACATTTTGAATCCGGTATGCCCCAGTAGAATTTGAATGGGTTCTGTATAAACAAGCTGGTTCTGGTGCCCGGATATATCCGCCAACATTATCTGCATATTTCATTTTTAATCCAAGTATTGTTCCATCCTTTTTTACAGCCGCTTCAATCCAAGTCACACGATCAGTACCACTTGAGCTTGCCATCAGATGTTCCTGACGATCCTCAGTCCATTTAACTGGTACCTTTACGATTCTAGACACTACACCCATCAGCACCATGTAAGGAAACACACCAGACTTAATGCCATAGCTTCCGCCTATATCTTTAGGTGTAATAATTCGAAGCTTATTACTTGGTACTTTTAAGGCTGCAGTCATAACAGAGTGAAGAGTGAAAGGACCATGGAAATTAGACCAAATGGTATAGGCTCCTTCACTTTTCGTATAGTTCGCAATCACCCCATAATTTTCAACTGGAGTGGCGCTAACCTTTGGGAAATTAAATTTTTTACTAATAACGTGATCCGCGTGATTAAACGCCTCTTCAACATTTCCATAATTGAAAAATCGCTGATTGACAATGTTGCTTCCCACTTCTTCATGAAGAATGGCAGAATCGGCTGATAAAGCATCTTCAATATTGACAACCGGATCTAATGCTTCATATTCTACATTTATTAGTGCTAGAGCATCCTCAGCAATATAACGATCTTTGGCGACTACTACCGCCACTGCTTCTCCGACAAAACGCACCTTATCAACAGCAATCGGATAATAATGAACCGGAACCTTAACACCTACCGGAAATGGCCGGGTCAATGCTGCAACATCATGGCCAGTCACTACACCAATTACACCTGGCAGCTTCTCAGCTTCTTCAGAATCGATTTTAATAATCCTTGCATGGGCATGTGGACTTCTCAAGATAGCCGCATGATGAATATTTGGCAGAGGTGACATGTCATCAATAAAGATCCCTTCACCCGATACTAATCTAGCATCCTCTATTCGTTTAAGAGGTTTTCCGATATAGCTCAAGTTAATTGCCTCCTTTTTAGTGAATTTTTTAAATTCTTAAATGTATTGAAACCATTTCCTTCTACAAAGTAGTTTGAACCTGCAGTAAACACTATTTTCTATTTTCAACATCAAACGAACTCTTTTAATTTACAATTTTGATATTCGAGGCTCGGCTGATGAATAGAACCTCTTTTCCACTTTAAGGGCTGATAACTTCCCTTATTTTTAAAACTCATAATTTCGGCAGCAATACTTAATGCGATTTCTTCAGGCGTCTCAGACCCAATATCAAGCCCAATCGGGGTATGTATCTTATCTAGAATATTCTGCGGGATTAGAACCCCTTCCCTCAGCAGATCACTCTTTATATTCTCATACCTTCTCTTTGGACCTAATAATCCGATATAAGCAGGCTCCATCTGAATCAATCCTTTGAGAAATATAAGATCCTGTTCATAATGATGAGTCATAATAACGGTATAAGAATTATTTAGATAGAGATCGTTTGGAAACTCCCGAGGTGGAACAAGTATCATTTCATCTACATTCGGAAAGTTCTCTTCATTTAAATAACCTGGACGATGATCGACCATCGTAACATGCCAATTTAACAGTTTCAGTTGATTAGTTAATGACAATGCGTCTGGTCCGGCTCCAAAGATCACAATGCTTGGTGCTGGTGTAATCGTTTCCAAAAATATAGTCAGCTCTAAAGCTTTTTCATCAATTGTCAAAATTTGATTTTTTAAAATTCCATTTAATTTATTCATTGGATTATGGACAAAATCCATCTCCTTCGTGTCCAAAATATATCCAGGCTGAATCAATTCTTGGTTATCAGAGGTTATGACAGTTCCTATTGTGAAAGCTCCGTTACTTACATATTGCCGTGTAAAAACATCCAGCATTTTCTCTGCTTCTCTCCTATTTTCGATAGGGTTTATGAGTGTTAGCCAGATTGTAATGACACCATTACACCCCACACCTAATCCCCAAGGTGTTTGATCGTCATTACGCAAGTCATAAATAACTTCCTTTGGTTCACCTGTTTCAAAAACTTCCTTTGCATGTTCAAACAGATCTTGTTCAATACATCCGCCGCTAAGAACCCCAAAGGTAGTTCCATCTAATAGAATGAGACTTTTTGCACCAACTTGGCGATAGGATGATCCCTTTTTATCAATAATGGTTGCAAGGATTGCTTTTTGATTATTTTGAATGCACTTCTTTAATTCAGTGATAATCAAAGTTCATCACCTCTTTTTCTTTGCATACACAAATTATAAAAATACTCAGAATACTTAAGTTTCATTATTCTCTCAATTCTATTTTTAAAATTTCATCAAAAACATTCATGAGCGGCTGCTCACAACCAAGAATGTAAATGTCGTTGGCTTCATTTCTCTGCACTGGTGATTACTTCGTACATCAAGGCTTGTTCAATGAATCCAACGACAATTTAGTTTTACATAGAAAAGGGATGAATCTCTTTTTTGAGATTCATCCCTTTTCAAATAAACTTCTATATTTTGAAGGCGTGAAGCCTTCACTTTTTCTGAATATAGTGGCAAAGTAACCAGCACTTGTAAAACCCATTTGGTGCGCAATAACCTCTATGGGCAAGGAAGTCATTTTTAATAATGATTTCGATTGTTCAACCCTAAATGCGGTCAAATATTCAACAAAAGTAACTCCCATTTCCTCTTTGAATAACCTGCTGAAATGGGAAGGGCTTAAATAGACAGAATCAGCTACAGTATTTAAAGTAATTGGCTCTTTAAAATGTTGTTGAATAAATTGGATTGATGATTCGATTGGATTTGCAAGATCAGGATTAGAAGGTGCTTCGTTTTTGTGAATAAAATAATTAGCTTCTGTAGAAAGACTTTGAATACTAATTCTCTCGAATATCTGCTTCAACTCACTTCTTAACACCGGTTTTAATAAATAAGCAGAAAATCCAAGATTTATGGCTTTTTGCACATTTTCAAATATTTTTAACTGAGACAGAATAATGACGGATATTCCTGGTTCCAATTGTTTTGCTTTCTCTCCAAACTCCAAACCATTTTGATCGGGCAATGAAATTTCTACTATAAGGATGGATGGTTTTAGCTGTTTTAACATGAGTATCCCTTTTTCATATGTGTCTGCTTCATGTACAGTAAAATAATTATATTCGCTAGTTTGAATAAACTCTCGAAGGGAATAACGGCTTTCCCATTCATCATCTACAATTAATAAATTTGGCAATGCCCACCCTCCCCCAACAATGCAAAGTTTTAAAATTTTGCTCCAATGATAAAATTTTAAAACTGAATGGAATTTATTTTATTGCGCAGGATTTTTCCTCCCGCTGTTTTTGGAAATGAAGATTGAAAAATGTATTTTCTCGGTCTTTTATAATTTGATAGTTTAGGATGCCTTTTACAAAATAGGTCTAATTCATTCGCTGTTAAAGAAGTATCATTTGGAACAATATAAGCCGCCAATACATTGCCCCATCTTTCATCTGGTTCGCCTGTCACTACTACTTCCTGAACTTTTGGATGTTCTAATAATACCGATTCTACCTCAAGCGGATAAATTTTTTCTCCCGCATAAATGATCATTTCATCCATTCGGCCAACCACAAACAGATCTCCATCATTATCTACATAGCCTAAGTCGCCAGTATAATACCAATTTTCTTTTACACTTCTTTTTGTTGATTCGGGTTTATTCCAATATCCTTTAAAAGATTCTGGTGAACCGATATGTACAATAATTTCTCCTATCTCCCCTTTTGGGACAGTGTCATTTGGTGATTTCGTGCGATTTACATCTGGATCTATAATTCTAATATTTTGATGGATGCCAGGCTTACCTACAGAACCGGGTTTCTCTATTACACGATCACAAAATGTAAAGGTATAGTTTTCCGTACTTCCATAGTGGTTGACAAAATATTTGGGACGAAAAACTTGCTGGCATAAATGAATTAATTTAGGCGACATCGGAGCACCTGCATAAACGATCGAATGAAGATCATCAAAATGAACTCTTTTAGTTTCAAGCAGGGCAGCAATATCATGGAACATATTTGGAAGCAAATATAAGACATTTATTTTCTCTTGTTCTATTAATTGAACAGCATCAAATGGGTCATAGTCTCGTAAAATAACAAAAGTGCCATTTAACATCATCATACTAATAAGAGATCTTAAGCCCATAGTATGATTGAGGGACATGACGCCAAGTGTAATATCATGCCACTGATAATGACATTGAAAGATATGAGCAAATGAAGCAGAATACTCATTTTGATGGGAACGTGGAACACCCTTAGGATTGCCAGAAGTTCCGGATGTATATAGAATGACAGATAAATCATCCTCTTTGACTTGATTTGGTGTAAAATCTCCTACTGGCTGCCTTATCAGGTCATGATAATTGATATCGCCTCCATTTCCATCGATATTAATAAGAAGGGGGCGTTCAGTAAAATTATTTTTATTAATTAAATTTTCTGTTACTTTTCCATAGATGACAAATCTCGCCTCTAAATCATTTAAACAATAATGAACAATCTCTTGAGACTGTCTAATATTGATCGGGGCAAAAATAGCCCCTAATTTTTGTATTGCCCAGAATAGAACAACTGCTTCTATTCGATTTTTTAAGAGCACAGCCACTCGGTCACTTTTTTTCATGCCAAGACTGTGTAAGGAAAAGGCAACAGCATCAACCTCTCTAGCAAGCTCCAAGTATGTATACCTTTTATTTCCATCCACAACTGCAATTTTATTAGGGTGTCTTTCAACAGAATAATTAAAAACCTTGCATAAATCCAAAAAGATCCCCTCCCTCTAACTAAAAAAGAGACGATTCTTCTGCCTCCTTAAGAAAGCTAGAAAACCATCCCTATGCTTGTCTACAATAATTATAACAAATCTTCTAAAAAAACAGTAAATATTTTATAATCATCAAATAATACGCTTAAAGCTTTTTCATTATTAATATGATCTAATGCCTCTACTATTAACAGAGCAACATAATGATTTACATCAAAATTATTTCCGTTCAAATCCTTCGTGTTAAAAGAAGCAATTATCTTATTAAAATAAAATGCTTATTCAATTCCGCTTCTGTAATAACAATCCTCCGAGTTAAATCTTCGGTTCGCAGTACAAATTCCTTTACACCGATAAACTCTGATTCGGCCACCAAGTAGAATTTTGTTCCTCTTTTGTAGCCTTTGAATTCATTTTTCAACCTATAATTCTTCATCATTAAACCCCTGGTATCAATTTAATTCTTAATATTAGCCTCTCAAAAATACTCTAAATATCAATTTTTAGCAATAGAATTCATTACCTAAAAATGACAATCACTTCACAATCCTTCGATTTCTATGACCTACTTTCAAATAAAAATGCTTCGATTTTAACCAGACCGTTACTTATTACTATATTGAATTAACCCGCTCCGTTCGTAAAATATGTTCAATATGTGCAACTAAGTCAGCATCAGTTGGTGGCTTAAATAATTTTAACGTGAATTATAAGCTGTTGGATCTTTTACAGTGAATTATATAAGATTAAACATGGGAAGCCTAGAATAGGCTGTAAACAAAGAAAAACCAGCTAACACATTGTCAACTGGTTCGTAATCCATTACTTTAAATCAACTTTAGGATTAGTATTAAATTTTCCATTTTTATTTTCCTTTTCGTGACCGTGAACTTGATCCCCACCATCACCTTTTTCCTTAACAATTTTTCCGCCTAAACTAACGTTTTGATAGTCCTTTTCTGTCATAATATTCACCTCCAATTATTAAAATGTCCATTAGCAATGGGAATTATAGAAAAAAGACAACCTTTGACGGCTGCCTGAAAATGGAGTTTATTATTGAATTTCTTTAACTAGCTTTCTACGCCTTTAGAAGGGGCAATAACTTTATAGGTATATTTAATGCCTTCTCTTTTAAAAATTGCTCTAACCTTTGATAATACTTCCATTGAAAAATATATTTTGTTCCATTTTCAATGCAAAAAGAGACAAGGCTTTATGCCCTGTATTCTTGTGATAATAATTTAATTATTTGTGTGCTTAAAGTAGAAAAATTTGTACTCTTCACTGCAGTTGTTTCCACTTTTCCATTGATTCCTATAAAAAATTTTTACTCTTCCCTGCAGTTGTTTCCATTTTTCCATAGATTTCTATAAAATTTGTACTCTTCCCTGCGGTTGTTTCCACTTTTCCATTGATTCCTATAAAAATTTGTACTCTTCCCTGCAGTTGTTTCCACTTTTCCATTGATTTCTATAAAAGTTTGTACTCTTCCCTGCAGTTGTTTCCATTTTTCCATAGATTTCTATAAAAATTTGTACTCTTCCCTGCGGTTGTTTCCACTTTTCCATTGATTCCTATAAAAGTTTGTACTCTTCCCTGCAGTTGTTTCCATTTTTCCATAGCTTTCTATAAAAGTTTGTACTCTTCCCTGCAGTTGTTTCCACTTTTCCATTGATTCCTATAAAAATTTGTACTCTTCCCTAAATCTTTCTGAGGAAACAGATTGTCAGAGTAAGAGTTATATAATTGCATGAATATTTTTCCAATTTAAACTTCACCAGTTGCAATAGTATGGAGAGAGAGCCTAAATATACAAGAAGTGCATAAAACCTTGTATATTCAGGTTCTTTAATTTTATTCCTTATTGTGTTAGAGCACCCGATAGTTCAATAACACTTATAAATACATAATCATAAAGTCTACATCAAAATAAATATTATTTTTCAGCCTTAAACCTTTTTTCTCTGTACCAAAAACTTCAAATCCCAATGAGGTATAAAGTTTTTTTGCTGATTCATTTGTTGAAACAACCGCTAAATATACCTGTTCCAACCCTTCTATATTTTTTGCTTTCTCTATTGCTTCTCCCATTAAAGCCTTCCCAATTCCTAAACCTCTTATGGAATCAGAAACATACATTGCTCCAATATGTGCCCTATGGCTTAGTTTATAAAACTTTTCTTTATATAAAGTAATGATTCCAACCAGTTCTCCCTTCTCAAAAGCTCCGTAAGTAAAAGAGTCGTTCGATTGAAACTCGTTTTGATATTTTTCAATAGAAAAGTCTCTTTCTTCTTCATAACTGGAAGCGAATGCTTCTGGAGTATTTTTTAAAGATTCAGTCTAATTCTCCGATACTTTTCTGCATCTTCTAATGAATTTAAAATTCTAATTTCCACTATTCTTCCCCTTTAAGCACTTAATCTATATGTTTCATTATAAAATAAAGCTTTTACTTGTTGTTAAGTTTAACTGTCCCTTTAGTTTAACAAGAAAAAGAGCAGCAATGGAACCCTTTGCAAAACATAAGCATCCGTTAATTTAAGTACATTTCTTGACAAACTATAAAAATGTAAAGTAACAAAGAGCCGTTCTTTCATTACTTATATGATTTCCTCAGCCAACTCCAAAATAATTCCCTCTGGACCACGAACGTAGCATAATTTATAACTTTCTTCATATTGCTGTATCTCACTAAAGATTTCTGTACCCTTCTTTTTCAATTTGGCAACAACAGCTTCAATATCTTCAACAGAAAATGCAATATGTCGGATACCCAGTGTATTTGCAAAGGGTTGCTGAATATCTTTTTCATCTGAAGGCTTATAAAATTTGATTAGCTCTATCCATGTCTGACCGTCTGGCGTTCCCAATCCTACACAAGCTACTTTAACGTCATTAAGCCCAACTGCATATCCCATCAACTCTCCTTCCATTTCCCATTCCCCTTTTACCTCAAGTCCAAAATCGAGAAAAAACTCTTTAG from Bacillus sp. DTU_2020_1000418_1_SI_GHA_SEK_038 includes these protein-coding regions:
- a CDS encoding VOC family protein, producing the protein MKIQRIDHVGVIVNDLSAAKEFFLDFGLEVKGEWEMEGELMGYAVGLNDVKVACVGLGTPDGQTWIELIKFYKPSDEKDIQQPFANTLGIRHIAFSVEDIEAVVAKLKKKGTEIFSEIQQYEESYKLCYVRGPEGIILELAEEII
- a CDS encoding GNAT family N-acetyltransferase, producing the protein MEKYQNEFQSNDSFTYGAFEKGELVGIITLYKEKFYKLSHRAHIGAMYVSDSIRGLGIGKALMGEAIEKAKNIEGLEQVYLAVVSTNESAKKLYTSLGFEVFGTEKKGLRLKNNIYFDVDFMIMYL
- a CDS encoding class I adenylate-forming enzyme family protein, whose product is MDLCKVFNYSVERHPNKIAVVDGNKRYTYLELAREVDAVAFSLHSLGMKKSDRVAVLLKNRIEAVVLFWAIQKLGAIFAPINIRQSQEIVHYCLNDLEARFVIYGKVTENLINKNNFTERPLLINIDGNGGDINYHDLIRQPVGDFTPNQVKEDDLSVILYTSGTSGNPKGVPRSHQNEYSASFAHIFQCHYQWHDITLGVMSLNHTMGLRSLISMMMLNGTFVILRDYDPFDAVQLIEQEKINVLYLLPNMFHDIAALLETKRVHFDDLHSIVYAGAPMSPKLIHLCQQVFRPKYFVNHYGSTENYTFTFCDRVIEKPGSVGKPGIHQNIRIIDPDVNRTKSPNDTVPKGEIGEIIVHIGSPESFKGYWNKPESTKRSVKENWYYTGDLGYVDNDGDLFVVGRMDEMIIYAGEKIYPLEVESVLLEHPKVQEVVVTGEPDERWGNVLAAYIVPNDTSLTANELDLFCKRHPKLSNYKRPRKYIFQSSFPKTAGGKILRNKINSIQF